One stretch of Rosistilla oblonga DNA includes these proteins:
- a CDS encoding sulfatase — MRKILILVLLLVLAPAVRSATAADPPSQPNVLFISIDDLNDWTGAMGGNVQAKTPNLDKLCRQGILFTNAHCSQAVCTASRNSILSGLHPSTTGWYSSTAMMRRTYDQVMGDHKMLPQHFKDNGYETLAVGKVFHQGVSDYRDRTDDFWNVTGPNYKVSKKLRARGEGYGGTKFYPFPKTGSQIIDRYGKKYADGNSLCYGALDRVDIPNGKMYDELIAEWAVEQLQQQHDKPFFMAVGFVRPHVPYTAPKEFFDLYDLDEIIVPEVPDDEMADIPMMGKSIAYGTLRSGDHHAVVNLSDTYWREMVYGYLACVSFVDAQAGKVLDALADSRYADNTIVVLWSDHGQHLGEKKHWRKQALWEEATRVPLAFKVPGVSKPGTQSAEAVSLLDLYPTLVDVCGLPPAPALDGESLLPLIRDPSQTREQPVLINWYYGNYAVRSDDWRYIRYRDGSEELYDHRCDPAERTNLIGKEGFTEIIDQHSRWIPKEDKLPAGSDSWKGDALDRRIEKWRADDSVPDWLQ, encoded by the coding sequence ATGCGTAAGATTCTAATCCTGGTGCTCCTGCTGGTGTTAGCGCCAGCGGTTCGCAGTGCGACCGCAGCCGATCCGCCATCGCAACCGAACGTGTTGTTCATTTCGATCGATGACCTGAACGATTGGACTGGAGCGATGGGAGGCAATGTCCAAGCGAAGACGCCCAACTTGGATAAGCTCTGTCGCCAAGGCATCCTGTTCACCAACGCGCATTGTTCTCAAGCGGTCTGCACCGCCTCGCGGAATTCGATCTTAAGTGGGCTGCATCCGAGCACCACCGGTTGGTACAGCTCCACCGCGATGATGCGGCGGACTTACGACCAGGTGATGGGCGATCACAAGATGCTGCCCCAACACTTCAAGGACAACGGCTACGAAACACTTGCGGTCGGCAAGGTGTTCCATCAAGGCGTCTCGGACTATCGCGACCGTACCGATGACTTTTGGAACGTCACCGGGCCAAACTACAAGGTCTCCAAAAAGCTGCGAGCTCGCGGCGAAGGATATGGCGGAACCAAGTTCTATCCATTCCCAAAAACGGGTAGCCAGATCATCGATCGTTACGGCAAGAAGTACGCTGACGGCAACTCCCTGTGCTACGGAGCTCTCGATCGCGTCGACATACCCAACGGCAAAATGTACGACGAATTGATCGCCGAGTGGGCGGTCGAGCAATTGCAGCAACAGCACGACAAGCCATTTTTCATGGCCGTCGGATTTGTCCGCCCCCACGTTCCCTACACGGCTCCCAAAGAGTTCTTCGATCTGTACGATCTCGACGAGATCATCGTTCCCGAAGTTCCCGACGATGAGATGGCGGACATCCCGATGATGGGGAAATCGATAGCTTACGGAACGCTTCGTTCGGGAGATCATCACGCGGTCGTCAATCTCAGCGACACCTATTGGCGTGAAATGGTCTACGGCTATTTAGCCTGCGTTTCGTTTGTCGATGCACAAGCCGGCAAGGTATTGGATGCACTAGCGGACAGTCGTTATGCCGACAACACGATCGTCGTGTTGTGGTCCGACCACGGCCAACATCTCGGCGAGAAGAAGCACTGGCGGAAGCAGGCGTTGTGGGAAGAGGCGACGCGTGTGCCGTTGGCCTTTAAGGTTCCCGGCGTTTCGAAACCGGGCACACAATCCGCCGAAGCTGTCAGTCTGCTGGATCTCTATCCGACGCTTGTCGACGTCTGTGGACTGCCCCCTGCGCCGGCGTTGGACGGGGAGAGCCTGCTGCCGTTGATTCGCGATCCCAGTCAAACGCGAGAACAGCCCGTTCTCATCAATTGGTATTACGGGAACTACGCGGTTCGCAGCGACGACTGGCGGTACATCCGTTATCGCGACGGCAGCGAAGAGCTTTACGATCATCGCTGCGATCCCGCCGAGCGGACGAACCTGATCGGAAAAGAAGGCTTCACGGAGATCATCGACCAGCACAGCCGCTGGATTCCCAAGGAAGACAAACTGCCCGCTGGCAGCGACAGCTGGAAAGGAGACGCTTTGGATCGGCGGATCGAAAAATGGCGAGCCGATGATTCGGTCCCCGACTGGCTGCAGTAG
- a CDS encoding ECF-type sigma factor translates to MNSDVTNILEAIDNGDQQAAEQLLPIVYQELRRLAASRMTREKAGHTLQPTALVHEAFMRLVGGTDRQKWSGREHFFAAAAESMRRILIESARRRNAEKRGGGMVRADLGENDAAVCPQDDETLLALNEALIKLQDHDARLAKLVELRYFTGMTIDETANVLGVSSRTVKRNWTYARAWLRNQMDGE, encoded by the coding sequence ATGAACAGCGACGTCACAAACATTCTCGAAGCGATCGACAACGGGGATCAGCAGGCTGCGGAGCAGTTGTTGCCGATCGTCTATCAGGAACTTCGTCGCTTGGCCGCCAGCCGGATGACTCGTGAGAAGGCGGGGCATACGCTGCAACCGACAGCTCTGGTCCACGAAGCGTTCATGCGGCTAGTCGGCGGAACCGACCGGCAGAAGTGGAGCGGCCGGGAACACTTCTTTGCCGCCGCTGCGGAATCGATGCGGCGGATCCTTATCGAAAGCGCTCGCCGACGGAACGCGGAGAAACGTGGTGGCGGGATGGTGCGGGCGGACCTTGGCGAGAACGACGCCGCGGTTTGTCCTCAGGACGACGAGACGCTGCTGGCTCTCAACGAAGCGTTGATCAAGCTGCAGGATCACGATGCTCGGTTGGCCAAGTTGGTCGAGCTGCGTTATTTCACGGGGATGACGATCGACGAAACCGCCAACGTTTTGGGCGTTTCGTCGCGGACCGTCAAGCGAAACTGGACCTACGCCCGAGCTTGGCTTCGCAATCAAATGGATGGCGAATAA
- a CDS encoding serine/threonine-protein kinase: protein MPHPSQQTIFLEALDREEPDQRAAYLCDACGDDAQLRYEVEALLAAHDRPGNALDRPPLSPVQMDETLDAPAVQSSSHIGTSIGPYRLMEQIGEGGFGLVFVAQQEKPVRRKVALKIIKPGMASQQILARFDAERQAVAIMDHPNIARVFDAGVTDDARPYFVMELVKGLPITKFCDQHTMPLRQRLELFRDVCAATQHAHQKGVIHRDLKPSNVMVTMHDDKPVVKVIDFGVAKAIGQNLTDQTIYTQFYAMIGTPLYMSPEQAAMSGLDVDTRSDIYSLGVLLYELLTGTTPFDRNRLETAGYDEMRRIIREEQPPRPSIRLTTIQAADTNTTVQPRTHVELTVAKQREAIPTDLDWIVMKAVEKDRTRRYESSSAMSDDLRRFLESVPIEARPPSKAYRLRKFAARNRAALLTATLVATALLLGTAASLYQASRAVAERDEKESALRDAIEARKEVEQFADNLKNANQLVSEAIANENAEEFAAANAKFNEAVDLMPNYYLVWFQRAMMRARLSLWDKAAEDFSRAMRLEAPLASRQWEGAAALFYVTGRSDDYREIYSRLMKQGADDTRPLTFNTLRSCLIDPLNATDAKRLADDSETLLDEAEANGFGGPGFGPPEPGSRRPNGPQRDGPGPGGPRGPDDGPGRPMFAPRSVLQYIAGWARLRAGQPRQALRWLELASHSRGPSGTMVHSLRAIAYHQLGDDAQAETELALADDALRTMTGNVVDRSGNTGPWIDFVEMVILHREATEMLTGATPEIDPQFEAFQQRGRRSLGLAD from the coding sequence ATGCCCCATCCCAGTCAACAAACGATCTTCCTGGAAGCGCTCGATCGCGAGGAACCCGATCAGCGAGCCGCCTACCTGTGCGACGCATGCGGCGACGATGCGCAGCTGCGGTACGAAGTCGAAGCGTTGCTGGCGGCGCATGATCGTCCCGGCAACGCCTTGGATCGTCCGCCTCTTTCACCTGTGCAGATGGACGAAACACTCGACGCCCCCGCCGTTCAAAGCTCCAGCCACATCGGAACGTCGATCGGTCCCTATCGCTTGATGGAACAGATCGGCGAAGGAGGATTTGGTCTCGTCTTTGTCGCTCAGCAAGAAAAGCCGGTCCGCCGCAAGGTCGCATTAAAGATCATCAAGCCGGGGATGGCGTCGCAGCAGATCCTGGCTCGGTTCGACGCCGAACGGCAAGCCGTTGCGATCATGGACCATCCCAATATCGCAAGGGTCTTCGACGCGGGAGTGACCGACGACGCCCGTCCCTACTTTGTGATGGAACTTGTCAAAGGGCTGCCGATCACGAAATTTTGCGACCAACATACGATGCCGCTGCGGCAGCGATTGGAACTGTTTCGCGACGTCTGTGCCGCCACGCAGCACGCTCACCAAAAGGGAGTCATCCACCGCGACCTAAAACCGTCCAACGTGATGGTCACGATGCACGATGACAAACCGGTGGTGAAGGTGATCGATTTCGGCGTCGCCAAAGCGATCGGCCAAAACCTGACCGACCAGACGATCTATACACAGTTCTATGCGATGATCGGTACGCCGCTGTACATGAGCCCCGAACAGGCGGCGATGAGTGGTTTGGACGTCGATACACGCAGCGACATCTATTCGCTGGGTGTGCTGTTGTATGAACTGTTGACGGGGACGACGCCATTCGATCGGAACCGCCTGGAAACGGCGGGATACGATGAGATGCGGCGAATCATTCGCGAGGAACAGCCGCCGCGGCCGAGCATCCGACTGACAACGATTCAAGCGGCCGACACCAACACAACCGTTCAACCTCGAACGCACGTCGAACTGACGGTGGCGAAACAGCGTGAAGCGATCCCAACCGATTTGGACTGGATCGTGATGAAAGCTGTCGAGAAGGATCGCACTCGCCGCTACGAATCTTCCTCAGCGATGAGCGATGACTTGCGGCGGTTTCTCGAATCGGTGCCGATCGAAGCTCGGCCGCCGTCGAAAGCGTATCGGCTGCGCAAGTTCGCGGCGCGGAATCGGGCCGCCTTGCTGACCGCTACCCTCGTCGCCACCGCTCTGTTGTTGGGGACGGCCGCCAGTTTGTACCAAGCGTCACGAGCCGTTGCCGAACGGGACGAAAAGGAATCGGCACTCCGCGATGCGATCGAAGCACGCAAAGAAGTCGAACAGTTCGCCGACAATCTGAAGAACGCCAATCAGTTGGTTAGCGAGGCGATTGCCAACGAAAACGCGGAAGAGTTTGCGGCCGCGAACGCGAAGTTCAACGAAGCTGTCGATTTGATGCCGAACTACTATCTGGTTTGGTTCCAACGAGCGATGATGCGAGCTCGGTTGAGCTTGTGGGACAAAGCAGCCGAAGATTTCTCCAGAGCGATGCGGTTGGAAGCTCCTCTTGCCAGCCGGCAGTGGGAAGGAGCCGCCGCACTCTTTTATGTGACCGGCCGCTCGGATGACTACCGTGAAATCTATTCGCGATTGATGAAGCAGGGGGCCGACGATACGCGACCGCTGACGTTTAATACGCTGCGTTCGTGCTTGATCGATCCGCTTAATGCAACCGATGCGAAGCGTTTGGCTGACGATAGCGAAACGCTGCTGGACGAAGCGGAAGCGAATGGTTTTGGCGGGCCCGGCTTCGGTCCTCCGGAACCTGGCAGCCGACGCCCCAACGGCCCCCAGAGAGATGGCCCGGGACCTGGCGGGCCTCGCGGTCCCGATGACGGTCCAGGGAGGCCGATGTTTGCTCCGCGTAGCGTCCTTCAATACATCGCGGGTTGGGCAAGATTGCGCGCCGGCCAGCCAAGGCAGGCGTTGCGTTGGTTGGAGCTGGCGTCGCATTCGCGGGGCCCCAGCGGCACGATGGTCCATTCGCTGCGCGCGATCGCGTATCACCAGTTGGGTGACGACGCACAAGCCGAAACCGAACTCGCGTTGGCCGACGATGCGTTGCGAACGATGACCGGCAACGTGGTCGATCGCTCGGGCAACACCGGTCCGTGGATCGACTTCGTCGAAATGGTGATCCTGCATCGCGAGGCGACGGAAATGCTGACCGGTGCAACGCCCGAGATCGATCCTCAATTCGAGGCGTTTCAGCAACGCGGCCGCAGATCGCTTGGGCTCGCCGACTAA
- a CDS encoding DUF4956 domain-containing protein, with product MPTWLTPSVDPSQLLGTPNDSSALQMALRLGTAFLCGCAIAAIYWGVRPREKFLPTFPPTLVLLSILCAMLPLVIGQNVAWAFGLVGALSIVRFRTVVDDTYDITFVIFAVLVGMAVGADQITVALVGISVMGLAAALVRPRGGNSGPVTPQDTRLEIRLAVGRDPQLLFHEVFEALMSKVEFTSGSTSKQGASLDLQYRVRLRPDVDPVEVLNRLNLIEGVQSVDLRPAR from the coding sequence ATGCCAACTTGGCTAACCCCATCGGTCGATCCCTCTCAGCTGCTTGGCACGCCAAACGATAGCAGTGCATTGCAGATGGCGTTGCGTCTGGGGACCGCGTTCCTGTGCGGATGCGCGATAGCCGCGATCTACTGGGGCGTGCGTCCACGTGAAAAATTCCTGCCTACCTTTCCGCCGACGTTGGTGCTGCTATCGATTCTGTGTGCGATGCTGCCACTGGTGATCGGGCAAAACGTCGCCTGGGCCTTCGGACTGGTTGGGGCACTGTCGATCGTCCGCTTCCGCACCGTCGTCGACGATACGTACGACATCACGTTTGTGATCTTTGCCGTCCTCGTCGGGATGGCAGTGGGTGCCGACCAGATCACCGTCGCGTTGGTAGGTATCAGCGTGATGGGATTGGCCGCCGCCTTGGTCCGCCCTCGCGGTGGCAACAGCGGTCCGGTCACGCCCCAGGACACCAGGCTCGAGATTCGGTTGGCGGTCGGACGAGATCCTCAGTTGCTGTTCCACGAGGTCTTTGAGGCCCTGATGAGCAAGGTCGAGTTCACCTCCGGATCGACAAGCAAACAGGGAGCCTCGCTCGATCTGCAGTACCGGGTCCGCCTGCGTCCCGATGTCGATCCGGTCGAAGTCCTCAACCGTTTGAACCTTATCGAAGGAGTCCAGAGTGTCGATCTTCGCCCGGCTCGTTAA
- a CDS encoding CotH kinase family protein codes for MKKIVRSLLFLVPLGAIAAGIVYAQRPGVFGFGPGGPGGPGGPNREERKIVKDYDVDGNGWLNADERQVARKAIASDATMEGERRGRGGPGGPGGRGRGPGGQSEPGTPGPKVEVADVAVYPDKPLYDPSVLRTVFLEFENDEWETELEEFHGTDVDVPATMIVDGKTYEGVGVHFRGASSFGHVSRGSKRSFNVSLDTIDEDQRIGGYKTLNLLNCHGDPSMMSSVVYSQIVRKYIPAPKANFVHVVVNGESWGLYNSVQQFDKTFLKENYDGSKGTRWKVPGNPGADGGLRYLGDDLAEYKSRFEMKSNDGEKEWRALIELCKTLNETPPEQLVAALEPILDIDETLKFLALDVVLLNGDGYWTRASDYNLFRSKDGKFHIIPHDMNEGFGLAGHGGPRPGREGRDGPGRGPGRDEQFGRGGPPEFGPGRDFDPRRRGGPEGRGGPDGRGGFGGPDGSEGFGGPGGPGGFGGPGRGMGRGPGGRGPRGGGVDTDPLIGLDSDRMPLRSRLLAVPELRTRYMQYVREIAADSVAWDQLGPMVEEYRNLIDPLVKADTRKLSSYEAFQNATTSDAPKADQPMSLRKFAEERSKFLLSYER; via the coding sequence ATGAAAAAGATCGTTCGTTCACTACTGTTTCTGGTCCCGTTGGGAGCGATTGCCGCCGGAATCGTCTACGCCCAACGCCCCGGCGTGTTTGGCTTTGGACCAGGCGGTCCCGGCGGGCCTGGAGGCCCTAACCGCGAAGAGCGAAAGATTGTGAAGGACTACGATGTCGACGGCAACGGTTGGCTTAACGCCGATGAACGCCAAGTCGCTCGCAAAGCGATCGCGTCGGATGCCACGATGGAAGGAGAGCGTCGAGGCCGTGGTGGTCCTGGCGGCCCCGGAGGCAGAGGTCGCGGTCCCGGTGGGCAATCCGAACCGGGAACCCCAGGCCCGAAGGTGGAGGTTGCCGACGTCGCCGTCTATCCCGACAAACCGCTCTACGATCCCAGCGTCCTGCGAACGGTCTTCCTGGAATTTGAAAACGACGAGTGGGAAACGGAGCTAGAAGAATTCCACGGCACCGATGTCGACGTTCCTGCGACGATGATCGTCGACGGAAAGACATACGAAGGTGTCGGCGTGCACTTTCGCGGTGCCTCTTCCTTCGGGCACGTTTCACGCGGTTCCAAGCGATCGTTTAACGTCTCATTGGATACGATAGACGAGGACCAGCGAATCGGCGGCTACAAGACGTTGAATTTGCTCAACTGTCACGGCGATCCCTCGATGATGAGTAGCGTTGTCTACTCGCAGATAGTTCGCAAATACATTCCGGCGCCCAAAGCCAACTTTGTCCACGTGGTCGTAAATGGGGAGAGCTGGGGGCTGTACAACAGCGTGCAACAGTTCGACAAGACGTTTCTGAAGGAGAACTACGACGGGTCGAAGGGGACCCGCTGGAAGGTTCCCGGCAACCCAGGCGCCGATGGCGGGTTGCGTTATCTGGGAGACGACTTGGCCGAGTACAAATCGCGGTTCGAGATGAAATCGAACGACGGCGAGAAGGAATGGCGGGCGTTGATCGAGTTGTGCAAGACGCTGAACGAAACGCCGCCGGAACAATTGGTCGCCGCCCTCGAGCCGATCCTCGATATCGATGAGACGCTAAAATTCTTAGCTCTGGATGTGGTGCTCCTCAACGGCGACGGATACTGGACGCGCGCAAGCGACTACAACCTGTTCCGTTCCAAGGATGGGAAATTCCACATCATTCCACACGACATGAACGAAGGGTTCGGATTGGCGGGGCACGGCGGTCCGAGACCAGGGCGTGAAGGTCGCGACGGTCCCGGACGCGGACCAGGACGCGACGAGCAGTTCGGCCGCGGTGGACCTCCTGAATTTGGTCCCGGTCGTGACTTCGATCCCCGCCGCCGCGGTGGCCCCGAAGGTCGTGGTGGTCCGGACGGTCGCGGTGGATTTGGTGGTCCGGACGGCTCTGAAGGTTTTGGTGGCCCCGGAGGTCCCGGTGGCTTTGGCGGTCCTGGACGAGGCATGGGACGCGGACCTGGAGGACGTGGACCGCGCGGCGGTGGTGTCGACACCGATCCCTTGATCGGACTCGACAGCGATCGGATGCCACTGCGCAGCCGACTGCTAGCGGTCCCCGAACTGCGAACGCGTTACATGCAATACGTGCGTGAGATCGCCGCCGATTCGGTCGCTTGGGATCAACTGGGGCCGATGGTCGAAGAGTATCGAAATCTCATCGATCCGTTGGTCAAAGCCGACACGCGGAAGCTCTCTTCCTACGAAGCGTTCCAAAACGCAACGACCAGCGACGCTCCCAAAGCGGACCAACCGATGTCGCTGCGCAAGTTCGCCGAGGAGCGGTCGAAGTTCTTGCTTTCGTACGAACGTTGA
- a CDS encoding phytanoyl-CoA dioxygenase family protein, with protein sequence MDEWDLRRDGLCMLRQAVCHASIARLLAVCGTAFEGETKSVRARSSRGHVYAARNLIDSIPYVTTVWQCEVLLSFLRQQLGADFGLVRALFFDKPPDRTWGLAWHKDMSIAVKDNAITSASFSRPTVKAGVPHVIACDEVLKQLLTLRIHLDEVTAENGPLRVIPGSHRSSDPTGESLETAVDIHAAAGDVLAMRPLISHSSGASTPGTRRNRRILHLEFAPSPSLPDGMEWHDFVAPDA encoded by the coding sequence ATGGATGAATGGGATCTGCGGCGGGACGGACTTTGCATGTTGCGTCAGGCGGTTTGCCACGCGTCGATCGCGCGTTTACTGGCCGTCTGCGGGACAGCGTTTGAGGGCGAAACGAAGAGTGTGCGAGCCCGCTCCAGTCGCGGACATGTCTACGCGGCGCGAAATTTGATCGATTCGATTCCGTACGTGACAACCGTTTGGCAATGCGAAGTGTTGCTGTCGTTTCTACGCCAGCAACTGGGAGCTGACTTCGGTCTCGTCCGCGCGTTGTTCTTCGACAAACCGCCCGATCGAACTTGGGGGCTGGCATGGCACAAGGATATGTCGATCGCTGTCAAAGATAACGCGATCACTTCGGCATCCTTCTCGCGGCCGACAGTCAAGGCGGGTGTGCCTCATGTGATCGCGTGCGATGAAGTTCTGAAACAGCTGTTGACGCTACGGATTCATCTAGACGAAGTAACCGCCGAAAATGGACCGCTACGCGTCATCCCCGGCTCGCATCGATCGAGCGACCCAACCGGCGAGTCGCTCGAAACCGCGGTCGACATCCACGCCGCCGCGGGAGACGTGTTGGCGATGCGGCCGTTGATCAGCCACAGCAGCGGTGCCTCCACGCCGGGCACACGGCGCAATCGACGGATTTTGCATCTGGAATTCGCTCCCTCGCCGTCGCTGCCCGATGGAATGGAGTGGCATGATTTTGTCGCTCCTGACGCGTGA
- a CDS encoding DUF4345 family protein codes for MSNRFPTVVILITAAAFVGFAIWLTVMPNALLEGFGITERTPQMATEIRAFYGGIEFGIGAAMFLLWRRGDLFAALLIGGLPLAGSATGRCVGMIADGYFGLHAGVAVMEAIAAVLCFIGCAVVSRGSVDG; via the coding sequence ATGTCCAATCGTTTTCCAACCGTCGTGATTCTGATCACAGCTGCTGCCTTCGTGGGCTTCGCGATTTGGTTGACCGTGATGCCCAACGCGTTGCTAGAAGGCTTTGGAATCACAGAGCGAACGCCGCAGATGGCGACCGAAATACGAGCTTTCTACGGCGGGATCGAGTTCGGCATCGGCGCGGCAATGTTTTTGCTGTGGCGCCGCGGCGATTTGTTTGCTGCGCTGTTGATCGGTGGCTTGCCGCTTGCCGGATCGGCAACCGGGCGCTGCGTTGGCATGATCGCAGATGGATACTTCGGCTTGCACGCGGGGGTTGCCGTTATGGAAGCGATCGCGGCGGTTCTTTGTTTTATTGGATGTGCGGTGGTTTCGCGAGGAAGCGTCGATGGATGA
- a CDS encoding protein-tyrosine phosphatase family protein → MKIPSVFEKPVKPTPCSRTYWVLEGALLAGAYPGRPDPEEHQQRLQSLFDAGMRTFINLQEEGETNNFGKPFVRYDNGLRELAGGEFAHLRFPIPDGGTTTVDRMRSILDAIDLSLAADRPVYVHCFGGMGRTGTTVCCWLLRHGLATSANVLDLLTRLRQADVQRASWKAPENASQEAFVLSWTGGVRDRRTKR, encoded by the coding sequence ATGAAGATTCCTTCGGTATTCGAAAAGCCGGTCAAACCAACACCTTGTTCGCGGACATATTGGGTGTTGGAAGGTGCCCTGCTCGCCGGGGCTTATCCGGGGCGTCCCGATCCCGAGGAACATCAGCAGCGGCTTCAGTCGCTGTTCGATGCTGGCATGCGAACCTTCATCAATCTTCAGGAGGAAGGGGAAACGAATAATTTCGGCAAACCGTTTGTCCGGTACGATAACGGACTGCGAGAGCTCGCGGGCGGTGAATTTGCTCATTTGCGATTTCCGATCCCCGATGGCGGCACCACAACGGTCGACCGGATGCGTTCGATCCTCGATGCTATCGACTTATCGCTCGCGGCCGATCGCCCCGTCTACGTTCATTGTTTTGGTGGAATGGGACGAACCGGAACAACTGTCTGTTGTTGGCTGCTGCGTCACGGGCTTGCGACATCCGCCAACGTTCTCGATCTGTTGACCCGACTTCGCCAAGCCGACGTCCAGCGGGCAAGCTGGAAAGCTCCTGAAAATGCCAGCCAAGAAGCGTTTGTCTTATCATGGACCGGGGGAGTCCGCGATCGGCGGACGAAGCGATGA
- a CDS encoding DUF1697 domain-containing protein: MNTWIALFRGINVGGNNILPMAKLKSDLESLQLKNVRTYIQSGNVVFDSTARTAAPLAAKIARTIEQQHGFRPQLLLIKPDELRQAIASNPFPEAISDPKSLHFLFLAAPPSAPDTKSLENAKSTSERYQITDSVFFLHAPDGIGRSKLAANAEKHLGVVTTARNYRTVEKLSTMVSVA; this comes from the coding sequence ATGAATACATGGATCGCACTCTTTCGCGGTATCAATGTCGGTGGCAACAACATCTTGCCGATGGCGAAGCTGAAGTCGGACCTCGAGTCGCTGCAGCTGAAGAACGTCCGCACCTATATTCAAAGCGGAAACGTCGTCTTCGATTCTACGGCCCGGACGGCTGCTCCATTAGCCGCGAAGATCGCCCGCACGATCGAACAACAGCATGGCTTTCGTCCGCAGTTGTTATTGATTAAGCCAGACGAACTGCGGCAAGCCATTGCATCAAATCCATTCCCCGAGGCGATCTCGGATCCGAAGTCGCTCCATTTCCTCTTCCTTGCCGCCCCGCCCTCGGCCCCCGATACCAAATCGCTCGAAAACGCAAAATCGACCAGCGAACGGTATCAAATCACCGATAGCGTCTTTTTCCTGCACGCTCCCGACGGAATCGGCCGTTCCAAGCTCGCCGCCAACGCCGAAAAACACCTTGGCGTCGTGACGACGGCACGCAACTACCGGACCGTCGAAAAGCTATCAACGATGGTTTCCGTCGCCTGA
- the map gene encoding type I methionyl aminopeptidase has translation MTVENEQDVAGILKTGRVVAEVRDAMLGAVEPGMTTAELDDFGAEMLDRFGAKSAPRVVYDFPGATCISINEETAHGIPGPRVIQPGDIVNVDVSAELDGYFADTAGTIVVPPIAKRKSRLCDATGEALHRAIAEARAGTSINRIGNAIQKTAKLHGFKVIKNLAGHGIGRSLHEEPDGIVSYYDHRDTRKLTAGQVIAIEPFLSTHSSFVSEAQDGWTLVGHPQNLSAQFEHTIIVTRGAPIIATLSQS, from the coding sequence ATGACAGTAGAAAACGAACAGGATGTCGCTGGGATCTTAAAGACCGGCCGCGTTGTCGCTGAAGTCCGGGACGCCATGCTCGGCGCCGTGGAGCCGGGAATGACGACGGCGGAACTGGATGACTTTGGAGCCGAAATGTTGGATCGCTTCGGAGCGAAATCGGCACCACGCGTAGTTTACGACTTTCCAGGTGCTACCTGCATCAGCATCAATGAAGAGACCGCGCATGGGATTCCGGGCCCCCGCGTGATCCAGCCTGGCGACATCGTGAATGTCGATGTCTCCGCGGAACTCGACGGCTACTTTGCCGATACCGCCGGTACGATCGTTGTTCCACCGATCGCCAAACGCAAGTCACGATTGTGCGACGCGACGGGAGAGGCCTTGCATCGCGCGATCGCCGAAGCTCGAGCCGGGACGTCGATCAATCGGATCGGAAATGCAATTCAGAAAACGGCCAAGTTACACGGATTCAAGGTCATTAAAAATCTCGCCGGCCATGGTATCGGACGCAGCCTCCACGAAGAGCCCGACGGGATCGTCAGCTATTATGATCATCGAGATACCCGCAAGCTAACAGCTGGTCAAGTCATTGCCATCGAGCCGTTTCTTTCGACCCACAGCAGCTTTGTCTCCGAAGCCCAAGACGGCTGGACTCTCGTCGGACATCCCCAAAACCTCTCCGCGCAATTTGAGCATACGATCATTGTTACTCGTGGTGCTCCCATCATTGCGACGCTTTCTCAGTCGTAA
- a CDS encoding YdeI/OmpD-associated family protein, whose amino-acid sequence MKLFKKATGIPSIDWTEAVIESLCWGWIDGIKKSLDDKAYLQRVTPRRPRSHWSKRNCEHVERLIAEGRMQEPGLAHVHAAQADGRWEAAYAPASEMVMHDDFLAALRGNPKANQAFEKLSKSSLYLIGFHLQTAKRPETVQKRIAKYVGMLEEGKPIR is encoded by the coding sequence TTGAAGCTTTTTAAAAAAGCGACCGGCATACCGTCGATCGACTGGACCGAAGCCGTGATCGAATCGCTCTGTTGGGGCTGGATCGACGGCATCAAAAAGTCGCTCGACGACAAGGCATACCTGCAACGCGTGACGCCTCGCCGTCCGCGCAGCCATTGGTCGAAGCGGAACTGCGAACATGTCGAACGTTTGATCGCCGAGGGGCGGATGCAAGAACCGGGCTTAGCACACGTCCACGCCGCGCAAGCCGATGGTCGTTGGGAAGCTGCCTACGCCCCGGCCAGCGAGATGGTGATGCACGACGACTTCTTGGCGGCTCTCCGCGGCAACCCCAAAGCGAACCAAGCGTTCGAGAAACTCAGCAAGTCCAGCCTCTATCTGATCGGCTTCCACTTGCAAACCGCCAAGCGGCCTGAGACGGTGCAAAAACGGATCGCCAAATATGTCGGGATGCTAGAAGAGGGCAAACCGATTCGATAA